The nucleotide sequence CACGTTCACAATGCAGTGATTGAAGCTGGAGAAAAAGAAAGTGGAGCAACCGTTCATTTTGTAACGTCTGGAATCGATGAAGGCGAGATTATTCTCCAAGGGAAATTTGATGTTGAAGAAAATGACTCAGCTGAAACATTAGCTCAAAAAGTGCATCAGGTTGAATATGATATTTTCCCAAAAGCCATTGATTGGGTTCTTAATAAATAAAAATGATTTAATTAAAGTGAATAGGATGTTTTAATTCGTAAATTATTTTAATATAATGATTTATGACTTTTAATTCAAATTAACTTTAATTTTAAAAATGAAATCTAATAGCTCCGTTGGAGCAATCTAATAGTAGAAATCCGGAGGTGTAAGAACCGGTAAATCACAGTTTGAATAAAACTGTAAAAAGTAAAATTTGAAAGAAAAAATGAATAAATCGAAGATTCGTGAATTCATTTGAAAAAGTTAACATTTATGAACAAAAAGAGAGCACTTATCAGCGTATCTGATAAAAGCGGTTTGGTAGATTTTGCCAAATTTTTGGAAGCTAACAATTACGAATTGATTTCCACAGGCGGCACTTTCAAACATCTGAAAGATGCCGGACTTAATCCAATCCAAATTGATGAAGTAACCGAATTTCCAGAGATGCTGGACGGAAGAGTGAAAACGCTTCATCCAAAAGTTCACGGAGGATTGTTGGCAGTTCGTTCCAACGAAGAACATATGAAAACTGTTCAAGAGTACGAAATCGGATTGATTGATATGGTAATTGTGAATCTTTATCCGTTTTTTGAGAACGTGAACAAGGATATTTCTCTTGACGAAAAAGTAGAGTTCATTGATATTGGTGGGCCTTCTATGTTGCGTTCTGCAGCTAAAAATTTCAATTCAGTTACGGTTTTGACAGATGTTAATGATTATCAAATCGTTAAAATCGAAATGGAGCAAAACGGTGATACTTACATTGAAACCAGAAAAAAATTAGCTGGAAAAGTATTCAACCTGACTTCTGCTTATGACGCAGCGATTTCCAGTATGCTTTTGGATGAAGAATATCCAACTTATTTGAATGCTTCTTATAAAAAGGTTTCAGACTTGCGATACGGCGAAAATCCGCATCAGTCGGCTGCATATTACACTTCGACTTTCGAAAATGGTGCGATGAAAGATTTTGAGATTTTGGGAGGTAAAGAATTGTCTTTCAATAATCTTCGTGATATGGATTTGTGCTGGAAAGTCGTCAACGAGTTCAAAGAAGAAATGGCTTGTTGTGCCGTTAAACATTCTACACCTTGCGGTGTTGCGGTTGGAACTTCAGCTTTGGAAACTTACACAAAAACTTTTGAATGTGACCCGATTTCTATTTTTGGTGGCATCATTGGAATGAATTATAAAGTAGACGCTGCAACAGCAGAGGAATTAAACAAAACCTTCCTTGAGATTGTAATGGCGACTGACTTTGATGATGATGCTTTGGAAATTCTTAGAAAAAAGAAAAACCTTAGAATCATCAAAATCAAAAATGCAGTTAGCGACAAGCAGGTTTGGGTAAAAATCGATGGTGGAATGCTGGTTCAGAATGCAGACGACCAATTTTCGGAAGATATCAAA is from Epilithonimonas vandammei and encodes:
- the purH gene encoding bifunctional phosphoribosylaminoimidazolecarboxamide formyltransferase/IMP cyclohydrolase, with protein sequence MNKKRALISVSDKSGLVDFAKFLEANNYELISTGGTFKHLKDAGLNPIQIDEVTEFPEMLDGRVKTLHPKVHGGLLAVRSNEEHMKTVQEYEIGLIDMVIVNLYPFFENVNKDISLDEKVEFIDIGGPSMLRSAAKNFNSVTVLTDVNDYQIVKIEMEQNGDTYIETRKKLAGKVFNLTSAYDAAISSMLLDEEYPTYLNASYKKVSDLRYGENPHQSAAYYTSTFENGAMKDFEILGGKELSFNNLRDMDLCWKVVNEFKEEMACCAVKHSTPCGVAVGTSALETYTKTFECDPISIFGGIIGMNYKVDAATAEELNKTFLEIVMATDFDDDALEILRKKKNLRIIKIKNAVSDKQVWVKIDGGMLVQNADDQFSEDIKLITETAPTEGQRKALLFSQRVVKYVKSNAIVVSNGVQAIGIGGGQVNRIWATQQAIERAKEKFDGELVLASDAFFPFRDVVDFCAKEGIKAIIQPGGSMRDGDSIEAANEHKIPMLFTGMRHFLH